A genome region from Triticum aestivum cultivar Chinese Spring chromosome 2B, IWGSC CS RefSeq v2.1, whole genome shotgun sequence includes the following:
- the LOC123038928 gene encoding LRR receptor-like serine/threonine-protein kinase SIK1: protein MLLSKPAACAVGSPLHLPQLHRSQSAAVHTRSHSEVFVSLAHTFTLTCRVQSSMPSRPCLVHKSFKSHLHPRSSNLQPLLSLLCILLSLFSFDTSALAASQATMSEIDRHALLCFKSGISSDPLGILRSWSNGSLDFCSWKAVACGTKFPPRVVSLNLTAARLGGQLSGCVGNLTFLSRMNLADNHLSGTIPGELGKLPNLHTLNLAGSNFQGNIPDSLGTSSFLTYVNLANNTLTGGIPLSLANSASLSTLILSRNNLSGEIPSTLFGNSSKLTVVDLQMNFFTGPIPHFHKVTTLKFLRLTDNFLSRSIPPSIGNVSSLTSILLGRNRLSGLIPETLSHTAKLLELDLSFNGLSGSVPLSFYNMTSLEFFNAGSNALVGQMPSHIGFSLPNLQILVMGSNRLEGLIPASLSNMLNLQTLDLSNNLLHGSVPYLGSLANLRRLDLGMNLLEAHNWSFLTSLANCTQLTKLSLEGNLLNGSLPISTVNLSRRLEHLSLGSNQILGSIPVEISNFVNLTSLGMESNFLSGSIPSTIGKLQNLYILNLSKNKLSGQIPPSVGGITQLGKLYLDDNNLSGNIPGSLGQCKGLLELNLSRNNLDGSVPDELFAYPPLSLVLDFSHNNLTGELPLVVGTHSSGGPVSLHMEGNKFHGQIPERWHLFFPVEYSCKILLAKISASSGAQGARKWTKPIFRVCKIQGQCFIPRRQRVRLSHCRY, encoded by the coding sequence ATGCTGCTGTCAAAACCTGCCGCTTGTGCTGTTGGCAGTCCTCTGCACCTACCACAGCTCCACCGGTCGCAGTCTGCAGCAGTCCACACACGTTCTCATTCAGAGGTCTTTGTTTCCCTTGCACACACGTTCACATTGACCTGCCGTGTCCAGTCAAGCATGCCTTCACGTCCATGTCTGGTACACAAATCCTTCAAAAGTCATCTTCACCCAAGATCATCCAACCTTCAACCTCTCTTGTCTCTACTCTGTATTTTGCTCAGCCTTTTCTCCTTCGACACATCGGCATTAGCTGCATCACAAGCAACCATGTCCGAGATTGATCGCCATGCCCTCctctgcttcaagtccggcatcaGCTCTGATCCCCTTGGCATCCTACGCTCATGGAGCAATGGCTCGCTTGACTTTTGCAGCTGGAAAGCGGTCGCTTGCGGCACCAAGTTTCCACCCCGGGTGGTCTCTCTTAACCTCACCGCCGCTCGTCTTGGTGGGCAGTTATCTGGATGCGTCGGCAACCTGACATTTCTTTCTCGGATGAACCTTGCTGATAATCATCTGTCAGGAACCATCCCTGGAGAGCTGGGTAAGCTTCCAAACCTCCATACACTGAATCTTGCCGGCAGCAATTTTCAAGGTAACATCCCTGATTCACTAGGCACTAGCagttttcttacctacgtcaatCTTGCAAACAACACTCTTACTGGTGGCATCCCTCTCTCACTGGCCAATAGCGCCTCACTCAGCACACTTATACTGTCACGTAATAACCTCTCTGGGGAGATCCCTTCTACTTTGTTTGGTAATTCATCCAAGCTTACCGTCGTTGATCTCCAGATGAATTTTTTCACTGGTCCCATCCCACATTTCCATAAGGTCACAACACTCAAATTTCTTCGTCTGACAGACAACTTCCTCTCTAGGAGCATACCTCCTTCAATAGGAAATGTTTCTTCCCTCACTTCTATATTGCTCGGCCGAAATAGGTTATCGGGATTAATTCCAGAGACTTTGAGTCACACTGCAAAACTGCTTGAGCTTGATCTAAGTTTCAACGGCTTATCAGGGAGTGTCCCGTTgtctttttacaacatgacatcactcGAATTCTTCAATGCGGGCAGCAATGCCCTTGTTGGACAGATGCCATCTCACATTGGTTTCTCACTACCAAACCTCCAGATCCTTGTCATGGGAAGCAACAGGTTGGAGGGCCTGATCCCTGCTTCACTATCCAACATGTTAAATCTCCAAACACTTGATCTTTCAAACAACTTGTTACATGGCTCTGTGCCATATCTTGGTTCTTTGGCAAACTTACGTCGGTTGGATTTAGGAATGAACTTGCTAGAAGCACATAACTGGTCATTCCTTACATCTCTAGCAAATTGCACCCAGCTGACAAAGTTGTCCTTGGAAGGGAATCTTCTAAATGGCAGCCTACCTATATCAACTGTTAATCTTTCCAGGAGGCTAGAACATTTATCGCTTGGGTCAAACCAAATTTTGGGCTCCATACCTGTTGAGATTAGCAATTTTGTTAATCTCACTTCACTTGGGATGGAGAGTAATTTTCTTTCTGGAAGCATACCTTCTACCATCGGGAAGCTACAGAACCTATACATCCTgaatctatcaaagaacaaattATCAGGTCAGATCCCTCCCTCAGTGGGTGGCATTACTCAACTGGGCAAACTTTATCTTGATGATAACAACTTGAGTGGAAACATACCTGGTAGTTTAGGTCAGTGCAAGGGACTTCTTGAACTAAACTTGTCTCGGAACAATCTTGACGGGTCAGTACCAGACGAACTGTTTGCTTATCCTCCACTCTCCTTGGTTCTGGACTTCTCACACAACAATCTCACAGGGGAACTACCATTGGTAGTTGGTACACATAGCAGTGGTGGTCCAGTATCCCTTCACATGGAAGGAAACAAGTTTCATGGACAGATTCCAGAAAGATGGCATCTATTTTTTCCTGTTGAATACTCCTGCAAAATACTGCTGGCGAAAATATCGGCCTCCTCCGGTGCCCAAGGAGCAAGAAAGTGGACCAAGCCGATATTTAGGGTTTGTAAAATTCAAGGTCAATGCTTCATTCCACGTCGACAAAGGGTTAGGCTCAGTCATTGTCGATACTAA
- the LOC123043420 gene encoding transcription factor RAX2 isoform X1, whose translation MGRAPCCDKNNVKKGPWSPEEDAKLKEFMDKHGTGGNWIALPQKAGLRRCGKSCRLRWLNYLRPNIKHGEFTEHEDRVICSMYASIGSRWSIIASQLPGRTDNDIKNYWNTKLKKKLMGSTTMAGAGPPPRAPRQNHHQHRPVLLPYSSSPHSNYSNFFPGARALLQQSAEPLTLQPQDHYMLGSSGSLNPMANNNGASAVQLQMLHATAAHRQLQVKEECGSGGAMIAFGCGDQQSCSSSDATQYAGGHYVHGGRHHGKEMSFDNNNGYSAYGMYGAGAGAVEQEHKLSFQLQHQQEQQQQAQLDYSYEEIKQLLMTAAASGGDGSGGLIHDPELIGAHAAAAAGKLTMM comes from the exons ATGGGGAGGGCGCCGTGCTGCGACAAGAACAACGTGAAGAAAGGGccatggtcgccggaggaggacgccaagctcaaggagttcatggaCAAGCACGGCACCGGCGGCAACTGGATCGCCCTCCCGCAGAAAGCAG GGTTGAGAAGATGTGGCAAAAGTTGTAGGCTTAGATGGCTAAACTACCTGAGGCCTAACATTAAGCATGGGGAGTTCACTGAGCATGAAGATAGGGTCATCTGCAGCATGTATGCAAGCATTGGAAGCAG GTGGTCGATCATCGCGTCGCAGCTCCCCGGCCGGACTGACAATGACATCAAGAACTACTGGAACACCAAGCTGAAGAAGAAGCTCATGGGCTCCACCACCATGGCCGGTGCCGGCCCTCCGCCGCGCGCGCCACGGCAGAACCACCACCAACACCGGCCGGTCCTGCTGCCCTACTCATCGTCGCCCCACTCCAACTACAGCAACTTCTTCCCCGGCGCCAGGGCCCTCCTCCAGCAGTCCGCGGAACCTCTAACCTTACAACCACAGGACCACTACATGCTCGGTAGCTCAGGCTCCCTGAATCCCATGGCTAacaacaacggcgcctccgcggtACAGCTACAGATGCTGCACGCAACGGCGGCCCACCGGCAGCTGCAGGTGAAGGAGGaatgcggcagcggcggcgccatgATCGCGTTCGGCTGCGGCGACCAGCAGAGCTGCAGCTCGTCGGACGCGACGCAGTACGCCGGCGGCCATTACGTGCACGGCGGCCGCCACCACGGGAAGGAGATGAGCTTCGACAACAACAACGGGTACAGCGCGTACGGAATgtacggcgccggcgccggcgccgtggAGCAGGAGCACAAGCTGTCGTTTCAGCTTCAGCAccagcaggagcagcagcagcaggcgcaGCTGGACTACAGCTACGAGGAGATCAAGCAGCTGCTCATGACAgcggcggcgagcggtggcgacgggaGCGGCGGCCTGATCCACGACCCGGAGCTGATCGGCGCCCACGCGGCGGCCGCCGCCGGGAAGCTGACGATGATGTAA
- the LOC123043420 gene encoding transcription factor RAX2 isoform X2: MVAGGGRQAQGVHGQARHRRQLDRPPAESRWSIIASQLPGRTDNDIKNYWNTKLKKKLMGSTTMAGAGPPPRAPRQNHHQHRPVLLPYSSSPHSNYSNFFPGARALLQQSAEPLTLQPQDHYMLGSSGSLNPMANNNGASAVQLQMLHATAAHRQLQVKEECGSGGAMIAFGCGDQQSCSSSDATQYAGGHYVHGGRHHGKEMSFDNNNGYSAYGMYGAGAGAVEQEHKLSFQLQHQQEQQQQAQLDYSYEEIKQLLMTAAASGGDGSGGLIHDPELIGAHAAAAAGKLTMM; encoded by the exons atggtcgccggaggaggacgccaagctcaaggagttcatggaCAAGCACGGCACCGGCGGCAACTGGATCGCCCTCCCGCAGAAAGCAG GTGGTCGATCATCGCGTCGCAGCTCCCCGGCCGGACTGACAATGACATCAAGAACTACTGGAACACCAAGCTGAAGAAGAAGCTCATGGGCTCCACCACCATGGCCGGTGCCGGCCCTCCGCCGCGCGCGCCACGGCAGAACCACCACCAACACCGGCCGGTCCTGCTGCCCTACTCATCGTCGCCCCACTCCAACTACAGCAACTTCTTCCCCGGCGCCAGGGCCCTCCTCCAGCAGTCCGCGGAACCTCTAACCTTACAACCACAGGACCACTACATGCTCGGTAGCTCAGGCTCCCTGAATCCCATGGCTAacaacaacggcgcctccgcggtACAGCTACAGATGCTGCACGCAACGGCGGCCCACCGGCAGCTGCAGGTGAAGGAGGaatgcggcagcggcggcgccatgATCGCGTTCGGCTGCGGCGACCAGCAGAGCTGCAGCTCGTCGGACGCGACGCAGTACGCCGGCGGCCATTACGTGCACGGCGGCCGCCACCACGGGAAGGAGATGAGCTTCGACAACAACAACGGGTACAGCGCGTACGGAATgtacggcgccggcgccggcgccgtggAGCAGGAGCACAAGCTGTCGTTTCAGCTTCAGCAccagcaggagcagcagcagcaggcgcaGCTGGACTACAGCTACGAGGAGATCAAGCAGCTGCTCATGACAgcggcggcgagcggtggcgacgggaGCGGCGGCCTGATCCACGACCCGGAGCTGATCGGCGCCCACGCGGCGGCCGCCGCCGGGAAGCTGACGATGATGTAA